The following proteins are encoded in a genomic region of Tenacibaculum sp. 190524A05c:
- a CDS encoding OmpA family protein, which produces MRKLLLIYFLIISFSSFSQRRYAADRYFKEFAYKKSAELYEVIYNKGDESELVISRLGDSHYYNTNTSEAEKWYRILFEKYKDQVSPEYMFRYAQALKSNGKVDESDSWLRKLKEVKGEDSRALALEKNADYFVKYSNRKKTYVSIQNLEINTKYSDFGGFIYGDKLYFASTKPEGSKFDKKLYKWNEQPFLNIYTADADLSNDIEKGLQVSASEKLPSLNTRYHESNAIVTGDGKTMYFTRDNYNDDKLEGDKNRVTHLKIYKATLNNGNWDDVRELPFNSNEYSCGHPALSADEKTLYFVSDMSGGLGATDIYKVAIEDDGSYGEVKNLGAPINTEAREMFPSIDSENTMYFASDGHLGLGALDVFEAKYVDNKYTDPVNLGSPINGPRDDFSFVISEDKSYGYFSSNRKGGKGDDDIYSFVIYRCKEDIGGYVTDVNTGKPISGATVRLIDESGAPVSEQVTQADGKYTFKDIDCENNFTVSASKDDYRNDQKETATEDINKKEIKTDLALESLIVESPEAAQIVINPIFFDFDLYNIREDAEYELEHIVTVMNNNPDMVIKIESHTDSRGTKAYNRNLSDNRAKSTRDYIISRGIAASRIQSAIGYGEDRLLNHCDDANQSKCSKEEHQKNRRSYFYIVKGGKNVSTSNQ; this is translated from the coding sequence ATGAGGAAACTATTACTAATTTATTTTTTAATAATTAGCTTTTCGTCTTTTTCACAAAGGCGTTATGCAGCAGATCGTTACTTCAAGGAGTTTGCGTATAAGAAATCTGCTGAGTTATATGAGGTTATTTATAACAAAGGAGATGAGTCAGAACTAGTCATTAGTAGGCTAGGAGATTCTCATTATTACAATACCAATACAAGTGAGGCAGAGAAGTGGTACCGTATTTTATTTGAGAAATACAAAGATCAGGTATCACCAGAATATATGTTCAGATATGCTCAAGCCTTAAAGAGTAATGGTAAGGTTGATGAATCAGATTCATGGCTTCGTAAGTTAAAAGAAGTAAAGGGAGAAGATTCAAGAGCCTTAGCTTTAGAAAAGAATGCAGATTACTTTGTGAAGTACTCTAATCGTAAGAAGACGTATGTTAGTATTCAGAACTTAGAGATCAATACGAAGTATTCAGATTTTGGAGGTTTTATCTACGGAGATAAGTTGTATTTCGCATCTACTAAACCAGAAGGTTCAAAGTTTGATAAGAAGTTATACAAGTGGAACGAGCAACCGTTTTTAAATATCTATACTGCCGATGCAGATTTGAGTAATGATATTGAAAAAGGACTTCAGGTAAGTGCTTCTGAGAAGTTACCATCTTTAAATACGCGTTATCATGAATCTAACGCTATTGTTACAGGAGATGGTAAAACGATGTATTTCACCAGAGATAATTACAATGACGATAAGTTAGAAGGAGATAAGAACCGAGTAACTCACTTAAAGATATACAAGGCTACCTTAAATAATGGGAATTGGGATGATGTTAGAGAATTACCATTTAACAGTAATGAATATTCATGCGGACATCCAGCATTAAGTGCAGATGAGAAGACACTATACTTTGTATCAGATATGTCAGGAGGACTAGGAGCTACCGATATCTATAAGGTTGCGATAGAAGATGATGGGAGTTACGGAGAAGTAAAGAATTTAGGCGCACCAATAAATACAGAAGCAAGAGAGATGTTTCCAAGTATTGATAGTGAAAATACCATGTACTTTGCATCTGATGGTCATTTAGGTTTAGGAGCTTTAGATGTGTTTGAAGCCAAATATGTAGATAATAAGTACACTGATCCTGTCAATCTAGGAAGCCCAATAAATGGTCCGAGAGACGATTTTAGTTTCGTGATCAGTGAAGATAAATCATACGGATACTTTTCTTCCAATAGAAAAGGAGGAAAGGGAGATGATGATATCTACAGTTTTGTGATCTATAGATGTAAGGAAGACATTGGAGGATATGTAACCGATGTAAACACAGGTAAACCGATCTCAGGAGCCACAGTTCGATTAATAGATGAGAGTGGAGCACCAGTTAGTGAGCAAGTAACACAGGCAGATGGAAAATATACTTTTAAAGATATCGACTGTGAGAACAATTTTACGGTAAGCGCTTCAAAAGATGATTACCGAAATGATCAAAAGGAAACAGCTACAGAGGACATTAACAAGAAGGAAATCAAAACAGATTTAGCTTTAGAATCGTTAATTGTAGAAAGTCCAGAGGCGGCACAGATTGTTATCAATCCGATATTCTTTGATTTTGATTTGTACAACATTAGAGAAGATGCGGAGTATGAGTTAGAGCATATTGTAACGGTAATGAACAATAATCCAGATATGGTGATTAAGATCGAATCTCATACTGATAGTCGAGGAACGAAAGCGTACAACAGAAACTTATCTGATAACAGAGCAAAATCAACAAGAGATTATATCATCTCAAGAGGTATTGCAGCCAGTCGAATACAAAGTGCGATTGGATATGGAGAAGATAGATTGTTAAACCACTGTGATGATGCGAATCAAAGCAAGTGTTCAAAGGAAGAACATCAGAAGAATAGAAGATCATATTTCTACATTGTAAAAGGCGGAAAAAACGTTTCTACCAGCAATCAATAA
- a CDS encoding type IX secretion system membrane protein PorP/SprF — translation MNSIVTYKFLILIILFKVGVLFSQQDPQYTQYMYNTMSVNPAYAGSNNHTVITALGRTQWVGLDGAPDSQTFSYDTAIGYSGVGLGISITNDRIGPSSEIYLDANVSYTIRTSNDGNLAFGLKLGGRHLGIDWSKGTALQQERIFEGNISKFLPTIGAGIYFYKSNWYLGAAIPNFLRTDHYDDTVGTTSFGSGDLAEERLHFFGIAGYVFDLSETLKFKPATLVKVVNGAPLSLDVSANFLFNEKFAAGLAWRWDDSISALLGLQATKNLNIGFAYDLTTSNYSNYNSGTYELMLRWDIFRERVFKSPRFF, via the coding sequence ATGAATAGCATAGTAACATATAAATTTTTAATACTCATTATCTTATTTAAGGTTGGAGTATTATTCTCACAACAAGATCCTCAGTATACGCAGTATATGTATAACACGATGAGTGTTAACCCTGCTTACGCTGGATCGAATAATCATACGGTGATTACTGCCTTAGGCCGAACACAATGGGTTGGTTTAGATGGTGCACCAGATTCACAAACATTTAGTTACGATACTGCGATAGGTTATAGTGGAGTAGGATTAGGTATTAGTATTACTAATGATAGGATTGGTCCCTCGAGTGAGATTTATTTAGATGCCAATGTTTCTTATACAATTCGTACGAGTAATGATGGTAATTTAGCCTTTGGATTAAAGTTAGGAGGTCGTCATTTAGGAATTGATTGGAGTAAAGGAACGGCTCTTCAGCAAGAGCGTATTTTTGAGGGTAATATCAGTAAGTTCTTACCTACAATTGGAGCTGGGATTTATTTTTATAAATCAAATTGGTATCTTGGTGCCGCAATTCCGAACTTTCTACGGACAGATCATTACGATGATACAGTTGGTACGACGAGTTTTGGGAGCGGAGATTTAGCTGAGGAGCGCTTACACTTTTTTGGTATCGCGGGTTATGTATTTGACTTAAGCGAGACGTTAAAGTTCAAGCCAGCTACATTAGTTAAGGTGGTGAACGGGGCACCATTATCATTAGATGTTTCGGCTAACTTTTTATTTAATGAGAAGTTTGCTGCAGGATTAGCATGGAGGTGGGACGACTCCATCAGTGCTTTATTAGGGTTACAAGCAACAAAGAACTTAAACATAGGTTTTGCATATGATTTGACTACGTCAAATTATAGCAATTACAATTCGGGAACATATGAGCTTATGTTACGTTGGGATATATTCAGGGAACGCGTGTTTAAATCGCCAAGGTTCTTTTAA